The following coding sequences lie in one Gouania willdenowi chromosome 5, fGouWil2.1, whole genome shotgun sequence genomic window:
- the spdef gene encoding SAM pointed domain-containing Ets transcription factor, protein MANSVRGLIEGAAYGSRLGLTEDSVGIPDQSREPAESWDLGETKPNVEALERGVPGLYLSCFDMLLTEEATWLVKVSEGSSALQAAPMLRMEPREEPEQCPVIDSQEQGLSPGLEVQEEERSLEQVQSMVVGEVLKDIETACKLLNITPDPIEWNTSNVQKWLLWTEHLYRLPHAGKAFQDLTGKDLCAMSEEEFHQRSPQCGDTLHAHLDIWKSAAWMKERCSMGDTKTTVGDELWSEADSSCSGQPIHLWQFLRELLLKPHNYGRCIRWLNKDKGIFKIEDSAHVARLWGLRKNRPAMNYDKLSRSIRQYYKKGIIRKPDVSQRLVYQFVHPV, encoded by the exons ATGGCGAACTCAGTCAGAGGTTTAATAGAAGGCGCGGCGTATGGGTCCAGGCTTGGATTAACTGAGGACTCTGTAGGAATCCCTGATCAGAGCAGAGAACCAGCGGAATCCTGGGACCTGGGGGAAACCAAGCCCAACGTGGAGGCCCTGGAGCGTGGCGTCCCAGGCCTATACCTGTCCTGCTTCGACATGCTGCTCACCGAAGAGGCCACGTGGCTGGTGAAAGTCTCTGAGGGCTCTTCCGCGCTGCAGGCGGCGCCCATGCTTCGCATGGAGCCGAGGGAAGAGCCGGAGCAGTGCCCGGTGATCGACAGCCAGGAGCAGGGGCTTTCCCCGGGGCTGGAGGTGCAGGAGGAGGAGCGGTCTCTGGAGCAGGTGCAGAGCATGGTTGTAGGAGAAGTGTTGAAGGACATCGAGACGGCCTGCAAACTGCTCAACATCACCCCAG ACCCCATTGAATGGAACACGAGCAACGTCCAGAAGTGGTTGCTCTGGACAGAGCATCTCTACAGGTTGCCACATGCAGGGAAAGCTTTCCAGGATCTGACAGGAAAGGATCTGTGCGCCATGAGCGAGGAGGAGTTTCACCAACGTTCCCCACAGTGTGGAGACACGCTGCACGCACATCTGGATATCTGGAAGTCAG ctgCATGGATGAAAGAGAGATGTTCAATGGGAGACACCAAAACTACAG TCGGCGACGAGCTTTGGTCTGAAGCTGATTCATCCTGTTCAGGTCAACCCATTCATCTTTGGCAGTTCCTGCGGGAGCTTCTGTTGAAACCGCACAACTACGGACGCTGCATCCGCTGGCTTAATAAAGACAAAG GCATCTTCAAAATTGAAGATTCGGCTCACGTTGCCAGGCTGTGGGGCCTCAGGAAGAACCGTCCTGCAATGAACTATGACAAGCTGAGCCGCTCCATACGTCAGTACTACAAGAAAGGCATCATACGCAAGCCGGACGTGTCTCAGAGACTGGTTTACCAGTTTGTTCACCCAgtatga
- the pacsin1b gene encoding protein kinase C and casein kinase substrate in neurons protein 1, whose amino-acid sequence MSGAFDESAFQEDSMDSFWEVGNYKRTVKRIDDGHRLCNDLMSCIQERSKIEKAYAQQLTEWSKRWRQLVDKGPQYGTIERAWMAMMTEAEKVSELHQGVKNNLMMQDFEKVKNWQKDSYHKQMMGGFKETKEADEGFKKAQKPWAKKLKELEGSKKSYHMACKEEKLAFTREANSQAEASVTADQQRKLQEKLGKCKQDSQKAKEKYERSLDELSQCTPQYRENMEQVFDQCQQFEEKRLSFLREVLLDVKRHLNLTENQSYAAVYSELEHTITSASAQEDLKWFCDTSGPGMHMNWPQFEEYNPDLTHHITKKEKSKKVNDSITLTHVTTTDHPQAGDTGSISSYEKNQAYTASTEWSDEDQTAPCSANDVNGGTNNPFDEGVRVKALYDYEGQEQDELSFRAGDELTKLEDEDEQGWCKGRLDNGQLGLYPANYVEPV is encoded by the exons ATGTCGGGAGCCTTTGATGAATCTGCCTTCCAGGAGGACAGCATGGACAGCTTCTGGGAG gTTGGAAACTACAAGCGGACGGTGAAGCGGATCGATGATGGACATCGTCTGTGCAACGACCTGATGAGTTGCATTCAGGAGCGTTCCAAAATAGAGAAAGCCTACGCACAGCAGCTGACTGAGTGGTCCAAGAGATGGAGACAGCTGGTGGATAAAG GACCTCAGTATGGAACGATAGAGCGAGCCTGGATGGCgatgatgacagaggctgaAAAGGTGAGCGAGCTTCACCAGGGGGTGAAGAACAACCTGATGATGCAGGattttgagaaagtgaaaaactGGCAGAAAGACTCGTACCACAAGCAGATGATGGGAGGCTTCAAGGAAACCAAAGAGGCAGACGAGGGCTTTAAGAAGGCCCAGAAACCCTGGGCCAAGAAGCTGAAAGAG CTGGAGGGCTCCAAGAAGTCGTACCACATGGCGTGTAAAGAGGAGAAGCTGGCCTTCACCAGAGAGGCCAATAGTCAAGCAGAGGCTTCAGTTACGGCCGACCAGCAGAGGAAACTCCAGGAGAAACTGGGCAAGTGCAAGCAGGACTCACAAAAG GCAAAGGAGAAGTACGAGAGGTCACTAGACGAGCTGAGTCAATGCACGCCTCAGTACAGGGAGAACATGGAGCAGGTGTTTGACCAGTGTCAGCAGTTTGAAGAGAAGAGACTGAGCTTTCTCAGGGAGGTTCTCCTGGACGTCAAACGTCACCTCAACCTCACAGAGAACCAAAG TTacgctgcagtttacagtgaacTTGAACACACCATTACATCAGCCAGCGCACAAGAAGATCTGAAGTGGTTTTGCGACACGAGTGGACCTGGCATGCATATGAACTGGCCACAGTTTGAG GAGTACAACCCAGACCTCACCCATCACATCACCAAAAAAGAGAAGTCAAAGAAAGTGAATGACAGCATTACACTAACACATGTAACGACAACAGATCATCCTCAAGCTGGAGACACAGGAAG CATAAGCAGCTATGAGAAGAACCAAGCGTACACGGCCTCCACAGAATGGTCCGATGAAGACCAGACGGCCCCGTGCTCAGCCAATGACGTTAACGGAGGCACAAATAATCCGTTCGACGAAGGCGTGCGAGTCAAAGCATTGTACGACTATGAAGGACAGGAGCAGGATGAGCTCAGCTTTAGAGCAG GTGATGAGCTGACGAAGCTGGAGGATGAGGACGAGCAGGGCTGGTGCAAAGGTCGCCTAGACAACGGCCAGCTGGGTCTTTATCCGGCCAACTACGTGGAACCCGTTTAA